In the Variovorax sp. PBS-H4 genome, one interval contains:
- a CDS encoding relaxase/mobilization nuclease domain-containing protein codes for MAKREIDGVIKDWGERADYGRVQGRKGKNIAGGRYAKAAPTKRPAGREKLAATVRKAPEVMVKISGGGKDMRSIKAHMDYISRNGAVELEDEQGRVHQGKEDVRAVRDDWRGGGIPYEDGKKREAFNIVLSMPPGTDRASVKNAARAFASELFGNHQYVFAAHDDEKHPHVHLAVKAVDLDGVRLNPRKADLQHWRETFAEKLREQGIEANATPRKVRGVVQKAEKQAVRHIDREHAKGRRKAPARVSASQREAAELEARAGRKHVNPAHDNIIAQRKSVQHDFGTVARALATGDQDDKRLAVEVVQFVKQMPPIKTRHAEQVEALQRATVQQGGQGVEQTQQPGKPSPEQGRAEDKGRGR; via the coding sequence ATGGCGAAGCGTGAGATTGACGGCGTTATCAAGGATTGGGGCGAACGCGCGGATTACGGCCGCGTCCAGGGCCGCAAGGGTAAGAACATCGCGGGCGGGCGCTATGCCAAGGCCGCGCCGACCAAGAGGCCGGCCGGGCGTGAAAAGCTGGCAGCGACCGTGCGCAAGGCTCCCGAAGTCATGGTGAAGATTTCGGGCGGCGGTAAGGACATGCGCAGCATCAAGGCGCACATGGACTACATATCGCGGAACGGGGCCGTCGAGCTGGAGGACGAGCAGGGCAGGGTTCACCAGGGCAAGGAAGACGTGCGAGCTGTCCGCGACGACTGGCGCGGCGGTGGCATCCCCTACGAGGATGGCAAGAAGCGCGAGGCGTTCAACATCGTGCTGTCCATGCCGCCCGGCACCGACCGGGCTTCGGTGAAGAATGCAGCCCGCGCCTTCGCGTCCGAGCTGTTCGGCAATCACCAGTACGTTTTTGCCGCACACGACGACGAGAAGCACCCGCACGTTCACCTAGCCGTCAAGGCTGTTGACCTGGACGGCGTGAGGCTCAACCCGCGCAAGGCCGACTTGCAGCACTGGCGCGAGACGTTCGCCGAGAAGTTGCGGGAGCAGGGCATCGAGGCCAACGCAACGCCCAGGAAGGTGCGGGGCGTGGTGCAGAAGGCCGAGAAGCAGGCCGTCCGCCACATCGACCGAGAACACGCCAAAGGCAGGCGCAAGGCACCGGCCCGCGTGTCCGCCTCGCAGCGTGAGGCGGCCGAGCTGGAGGCAAGGGCAGGGCGCAAGCACGTCAACCCGGCGCACGACAACATCATCGCGCAGCGCAAGAGCGTGCAGCACGATTTCGGCACGGTGGCGCGGGCGCTGGCAACCGGCGACCAGGACGACAAGCGCCTAGCGGTCGAGGTTGTCCAGTTCGTCAAGCAGATGCCGCCGATCAAGACGCGGCACGCCGAGCAGGTCGAGGCGTTGCAGCGGGCCACGGTGCAGCAGGGCGGGCAGGGCGTCGAGCAGACGCAGCAGCCAGGGAAGCCAAGCCCGGAGCAGGGCAGGGCAGAGGACAAGGGGCGCGGGCGTTGA
- a CDS encoding ParA family protein → MKTLVLANQKGGVGKSAVAVQFAYYLADVLKKRVLVIDFDHQRNTSKAIRTGGLATVSAITSSRLLTSKTDAASIEHADFVLVPGDAELIKMEKQAAEHNKFATNLYTFLADIADRFDVCVIDTNPNPDIRQLASLVVGDFVLSPLQLNQEAIDGIGDLLNHDNIGIRKIKATINKKLELIGILPNIVEPTPFQRENLRDLSAAFAKLLIPLGAGFAAIKKTTAIPEAQAAGLPVWKLGKSSAREAWAHIRPVFSKIATQMGVE, encoded by the coding sequence ATGAAAACGCTAGTTCTTGCGAACCAGAAAGGCGGAGTCGGCAAGTCGGCCGTCGCCGTCCAGTTCGCCTACTACCTCGCCGACGTGCTGAAAAAGCGCGTCCTCGTGATCGACTTCGACCACCAACGCAACACGTCGAAAGCCATCCGCACGGGCGGCCTCGCCACCGTGTCCGCCATCACCAGCAGCCGCCTTCTGACCTCGAAGACCGACGCCGCGAGCATCGAGCACGCTGATTTTGTCTTGGTGCCCGGCGATGCCGAGCTTATCAAGATGGAGAAGCAGGCCGCCGAGCACAACAAGTTCGCCACGAACCTTTACACGTTCCTGGCCGACATTGCCGACCGCTTCGATGTGTGCGTCATCGACACCAACCCGAACCCGGACATTCGCCAACTGGCGAGCCTCGTCGTCGGCGACTTCGTGCTGTCTCCGCTCCAGCTCAACCAGGAAGCCATCGACGGCATCGGCGACTTGCTGAATCACGACAACATCGGGATTCGCAAGATCAAGGCGACCATCAACAAGAAGCTGGAGCTGATCGGCATCCTTCCCAACATCGTGGAGCCGACCCCCTTCCAGCGCGAGAACCTGCGCGACCTGTCGGCCGCCTTCGCCAAGCTGCTGATTCCCCTCGGTGCCGGCTTTGCCGCCATCAAGAAGACGACCGCCATTCCAGAAGCGCAAGCCGCTGGCCTGCCCGTCTGGAAGCTCGGCAAGAGCAGCGCCCGCGAAGCCTGGGCGCACATCCGCCCCGTGTTCTCCAAGATCGCCACGCAAATGGGAGTTGAGTAA
- a CDS encoding plasmid mobilization protein: MPRKAEIGATRDSYVYRLRVPAPLKAQWDEHCAKQDKNPSVVMRALMRYIIQDDMPPDVRRWIAEQTEGEPDDGPKERLEVRFTPTEFQGITARSEAEGCSPQRWVINCVRASLTHEPQFTMETTKALWESSYQLRAIGRNLNQIAKRLNEGKPANIKTEQIEKLATYIYRHTDKVAAVQDASLSRWGIQVKGAGDGEA; this comes from the coding sequence ATGCCGCGCAAGGCCGAGATTGGGGCGACACGAGATAGCTACGTATATCGTCTTCGCGTACCCGCTCCGTTGAAGGCGCAATGGGACGAGCATTGCGCCAAGCAAGACAAGAATCCGTCCGTGGTGATGCGGGCGCTGATGCGCTACATCATCCAGGACGACATGCCTCCCGACGTTCGCCGCTGGATTGCAGAGCAAACCGAGGGCGAGCCGGACGACGGGCCGAAAGAACGCCTTGAAGTCCGTTTCACTCCGACCGAGTTCCAGGGCATCACGGCCCGTTCCGAGGCCGAGGGCTGTTCGCCGCAGCGTTGGGTTATCAACTGCGTGCGCGCGAGCCTCACGCACGAACCGCAGTTCACGATGGAGACGACGAAAGCCCTATGGGAGTCGTCCTACCAGCTTCGGGCTATCGGTCGGAATCTGAACCAGATCGCCAAGCGGTTGAACGAAGGCAAGCCGGCGAACATCAAGACCGAGCAGATAGAGAAGCTGGCGACGTACATCTACCGGCATACCGATAAGGTGGCGGCCGTACAGGACGCCAGCCTTAGCCGTTGGGGCATCCAGGTGAAAGGGGCCGGCGATGGCGAAGCGTGA
- a CDS encoding LysR family transcriptional regulator, with protein sequence MTRHLPTSARAHLNPQNLRVLLAIEEHGSLSRAARQVNLVPSAVSRRVTELEQSLGTQLLRRSAHSAEFTAAGRTVLSRARAILGEMDALAVDLAALSAGTR encoded by the coding sequence ATGACGAGGCACTTACCGACAAGCGCCCGCGCTCACCTCAACCCGCAGAATCTTCGAGTACTCCTCGCGATAGAAGAGCACGGCAGTCTATCCCGCGCGGCACGGCAGGTGAATCTAGTGCCCTCAGCGGTTAGCCGCCGCGTCACTGAGCTTGAGCAAAGCCTGGGGACACAGTTACTCAGGCGGTCAGCGCATTCGGCGGAGTTCACCGCAGCGGGTCGAACAGTGCTCTCACGCGCGCGCGCAATCCTCGGAGAGATGGATGCGCTCGCTGTTGACCTTGCGGCGTTATCTGCAGGAACTCGGTAA
- a CDS encoding ParB/RepB/Spo0J family partition protein — protein MALDLSALEEKPVPAGPAAAQPDGKAMRVKLTDIEPDPNQPRTEKKPEEIEEIGQNIKERGVKLPISVKPHPTKPGKWIINDGELRYLGSEWAKVEDIPVVVDEDFDDFDQVNANEKRFALRPMELAKFIKRKLDEGVKKGEVARRLGKPANAITELLALVEAPACIEAVYTSGRCTSPKTLYELRALAEKFPEQVQEWCDTAEDITRRSVADLGDVLKGKKKPVAPLPSPADAGGTDTGGGAGAGTEGGDGDPEKFRHDEISGGNQGGTDKQGTEPKAKPKATPGTDGGTDGDDTGAGGTEPGDLGELTSWPRGKAVSDPDAMKKPLLLVEYEGRAAAVLLNRRPTTPGLIRIRYEDGGGDDEVDAGRCKINLLTESDK, from the coding sequence ATGGCCCTTGACCTGTCCGCACTGGAAGAAAAGCCCGTCCCGGCCGGCCCCGCTGCCGCGCAGCCGGACGGCAAGGCGATGCGCGTCAAGCTGACCGACATCGAACCCGATCCGAACCAGCCGCGCACCGAGAAGAAGCCGGAGGAAATCGAGGAAATCGGCCAGAACATCAAGGAACGGGGCGTGAAGCTGCCCATTTCCGTGAAGCCGCACCCGACGAAGCCCGGCAAGTGGATCATCAACGACGGCGAGCTGCGCTATCTCGGCTCGGAGTGGGCCAAGGTCGAAGACATCCCCGTGGTTGTCGATGAAGACTTTGACGACTTCGACCAAGTGAACGCGAACGAAAAACGCTTCGCGCTGCGCCCGATGGAACTCGCCAAGTTCATCAAGCGCAAGCTGGACGAAGGCGTGAAGAAGGGAGAAGTCGCCCGCCGCCTGGGCAAGCCGGCGAACGCCATCACCGAGCTGCTTGCACTGGTCGAAGCGCCCGCCTGCATCGAGGCCGTCTATACGTCCGGCCGCTGCACGTCGCCGAAGACTCTCTACGAGCTGCGCGCACTCGCCGAGAAGTTCCCCGAGCAGGTGCAGGAGTGGTGCGACACGGCCGAGGACATCACGCGCCGGAGCGTGGCCGACCTGGGCGACGTGCTGAAAGGCAAGAAGAAGCCAGTCGCTCCCCTGCCCTCGCCTGCCGACGCTGGCGGCACCGACACGGGCGGCGGCGCTGGAGCTGGCACCGAAGGCGGCGACGGCGACCCGGAAAAATTTCGTCATGACGAAATTTCGGGCGGCAATCAGGGCGGCACCGACAAGCAAGGCACAGAGCCGAAGGCCAAGCCGAAGGCGACCCCCGGCACCGATGGCGGCACCGATGGCGACGACACGGGCGCGGGCGGCACTGAACCCGGCGACCTGGGCGAGTTGACCAGTTGGCCGCGTGGCAAGGCCGTATCCGACCCGGACGCCATGAAAAAGCCGCTGTTGCTGGTCGAGTACGAAGGGCGCGCGGCGGCTGTCCTGCTGAATCGTAGGCCGACCACGCCCGGCCTGATCCGCATCCGCTACGAAGATGGCGGCGGCGATGATGAAGTCGATGCCGGCCGCTGCAAGATCAACCTCTTGACGGAGAGCGACAAATGA
- a CDS encoding dienelactone hydrolase family protein, producing the protein MRKSTSTHEKMDSFNFRIPSAHGDFDGYFTSRADSPQPGIVLLPEIFGANNAMRLAAEQFADAGFAVLVPDVFNQISPRIELGYSDAERTKAIGLWESMDETLGVADCYAAVDALRAHPSCNGRVSVLGFCLGGKFALNMAANGGIDACISFYPVRVQDYQESLFSLKCPTQVHVGDQDAHIPPAVQEILEKALNKPGQQETLVYAGAGHGFFNSIRSFGYAPDAATKSFESTVSFLKANVS; encoded by the coding sequence ATGAGAAAATCAACTTCTACGCACGAAAAAATGGATAGCTTTAACTTCAGAATTCCTTCTGCGCACGGCGATTTTGACGGGTACTTCACGTCGAGGGCAGACTCACCGCAGCCAGGAATCGTTTTGCTGCCCGAAATTTTCGGAGCAAACAATGCGATGCGCTTGGCGGCCGAGCAATTTGCTGACGCTGGCTTCGCCGTGCTCGTTCCGGACGTGTTCAACCAGATCTCCCCTCGCATTGAGCTCGGGTATTCCGATGCGGAGCGTACAAAGGCAATCGGTTTGTGGGAATCGATGGACGAAACCCTTGGTGTCGCTGACTGCTATGCGGCAGTGGACGCTTTGAGAGCGCACCCGAGCTGCAATGGTCGGGTGAGTGTCCTCGGTTTCTGCCTTGGCGGGAAGTTTGCGCTTAACATGGCTGCGAACGGCGGTATCGATGCCTGTATTTCCTTCTACCCAGTTCGCGTCCAAGACTATCAGGAGTCGCTCTTTTCATTGAAGTGTCCCACTCAGGTGCATGTAGGTGACCAAGATGCTCATATCCCGCCGGCGGTTCAGGAAATCCTAGAGAAGGCCTTGAACAAGCCTGGCCAGCAGGAAACACTTGTATATGCAGGTGCCGGTCACGGATTCTTCAATTCGATTCGCTCATTCGGGTATGCACCTGACGCAGCGACGAAATCGTTCGAGTCCACGGTCAGCTTTCTCAAGGCTAACGTAAGCTAA
- a CDS encoding DUF192 domain-containing protein, with protein MNRHSGAAAFPHPARKGGRGRRATSWPGRAWAVLAALIVCGLAVAFAVGRQQAHAAQPGEACDLHFSNGTTLAGVPVAKTVEQQARGLAKRDDVGRGMLFTWAKAEPRVFWMRDTRVPLSIGFFDDTGLLFAIEDMQPETDDYHFSIKPASDALELARGQFQAHGLKEGVRLTGRTCSPL; from the coding sequence ATGAACCGGCACAGCGGCGCAGCCGCCTTTCCCCACCCCGCCCGCAAGGGCGGAAGGGGGCGGCGTGCTACATCGTGGCCCGGCCGTGCCTGGGCTGTCCTGGCCGCGCTGATCGTCTGCGGGCTGGCCGTGGCGTTTGCTGTCGGCAGACAGCAAGCCCACGCAGCGCAGCCGGGGGAAGCCTGCGACCTTCACTTTTCCAACGGCACGACCCTGGCGGGCGTGCCCGTTGCGAAAACAGTCGAGCAGCAGGCGAGGGGACTTGCCAAGCGTGACGACGTAGGCCGAGGCATGTTGTTCACCTGGGCGAAGGCGGAACCGCGCGTGTTCTGGATGCGAGATACCCGCGTTCCTTTGTCCATCGGGTTCTTTGACGACACGGGGCTTTTGTTTGCCATCGAGGACATGCAGCCGGAAACCGACGACTACCATTTCTCGATCAAGCCAGCATCCGACGCGCTGGAACTTGCACGAGGGCAGTTCCAGGCGCACGGATTGAAAGAGGGTGTCCGACTGACCGGGCGAACTTGTTCACCGCTGTAG
- a CDS encoding RepB family DNA primase: MQHDRTRAAVSRQLKGMGASLYEVGIRHAERGMLNREWSEADIMKSLDWLKRENFKGCDIYVRPARSAPSRLILVDDLSMGTLARLQAGPYPAAVTVQTSPGNYQAWIKLDDDMPADVRREVARHLAREYGGDPNSADSAHYGRLAGFTNRKPEHIDAAGRSPFVLLDSYNGRPASGAAELVQIARGVIEREREQARSMAAHVQREARNMPQAATRTPQTAQELAEWYRSLWHSLKTQFGGDFDASRADWMAAVAMFRKGYAFQDVADAIAQHSPGIDGRKGAAVADYVTRTAGKAEIWHELKAQGADYADVADALLSLAQDRAQNRP, translated from the coding sequence ATGCAGCACGACCGAACCCGCGCCGCCGTATCCCGCCAGCTCAAGGGCATGGGTGCGAGCCTGTACGAAGTCGGCATTCGCCACGCAGAGCGCGGCATGCTCAATCGGGAGTGGAGCGAGGCCGACATCATGAAGTCGCTGGACTGGCTCAAGCGCGAGAACTTCAAGGGCTGCGACATCTACGTTCGCCCGGCGCGCTCCGCGCCGAGCCGGCTCATTCTGGTGGACGACTTGAGCATGGGCACGCTGGCCCGGCTCCAGGCCGGCCCCTACCCTGCCGCCGTCACCGTGCAGACCAGTCCGGGCAACTATCAGGCGTGGATCAAGCTGGACGACGACATGCCGGCCGACGTGCGGCGCGAGGTGGCCCGCCATCTTGCGCGCGAGTACGGCGGCGACCCGAATAGCGCCGACTCGGCGCACTACGGCCGGCTGGCCGGCTTCACCAACCGCAAGCCCGAACACATCGACGCGGCGGGCCGTTCGCCGTTCGTACTGCTGGACAGCTACAACGGCCGCCCGGCCAGTGGCGCGGCCGAGCTGGTGCAGATCGCGCGAGGCGTGATCGAGCGCGAGCGCGAGCAAGCCCGCAGCATGGCCGCGCACGTCCAGCGGGAGGCCCGCAACATGCCCCAGGCCGCGACCAGGACGCCGCAGACGGCCCAAGAGCTGGCCGAGTGGTATCGCAGCCTATGGCACAGCCTGAAAACGCAGTTCGGCGGCGACTTCGACGCCAGCCGGGCCGACTGGATGGCCGCCGTCGCCATGTTCCGCAAGGGCTACGCCTTCCAGGACGTGGCCGACGCCATCGCGCAGCACAGCCCAGGAATCGACGGCCGCAAGGGCGCGGCCGTGGCCGACTACGTGACCAGGACGGCCGGCAAGGCCGAAATCTGGCACGAGCTGAAAGCCCAGGGCGCAGACTATGCCGACGTGGCCGACGCGCTGCTGTCACTCGCCCAGGATCGCGCGCAGAACCGGCCCTAG
- a CDS encoding IS66 family transposase has translation MRQQQTRPLMQQFHSWLAGHAPTLLPKSPLGQAFGYALSNWQALNTFVEHGILEADNNWSERALKPVVLSRKNWLFAGSERGGQAAAVAFSLIETAKLNGVEPYAYLRDVLERINGHRQDRLHELLPMHWKPAA, from the coding sequence GTGCGCCAGCAGCAGACCAGGCCGCTGATGCAGCAGTTCCACAGCTGGCTGGCCGGGCATGCGCCCACGCTGCTGCCCAAGTCGCCGCTGGGGCAGGCCTTCGGCTACGCGCTGAGCAACTGGCAGGCGCTGAACACCTTCGTGGAGCACGGCATCCTGGAGGCGGACAACAACTGGAGCGAGCGAGCGCTGAAGCCGGTGGTGCTGTCCAGGAAGAACTGGCTGTTCGCCGGCTCCGAGCGCGGTGGGCAGGCTGCGGCCGTGGCCTTCAGCCTGATCGAGACGGCCAAGCTCAACGGGGTGGAGCCGTACGCCTACCTGCGTGACGTGCTGGAGAGGATCAACGGCCATCGCCAGGACCGGCTGCACGAGTTGCTGCCCATGCATTGGAAGCCGGCAGCATGA
- a CDS encoding muconate cycloisomerase family protein produces MHNMSSQQTLGAQTGGAPTDTIESIETQIVDLPLKKVHNHSSGTHGTQSLVMVTLRTSSGAVGYGEGGTPAGTAFWGGECSETIKEIIDRYLAPAVRGVNVFSHELILKAMDRASARNNFAKAAVDVAVHDAVSKLYGVPVSALYGGRARSSIPVLWALASGDLSYDVADAERQLEAKKHRTFKLKIGMGDPLEETARAIQTAEAVWKIDAAAVFTVDLNQAWDEPTCMRLLPRLQRAGFGLIEQPLPRWNHEGMARVAARLDIPIAADEGLWDSHDAYASFKACSTDVYGVKIAKGGGIRRAYKAAGVAEAAGIPIYGGMALESSIGTAAGLQLFSALPELAWGCELIGPLLLADDLTTAPTVYRDYEVVVPDGIGLGVQLDHEKINFYARKNG; encoded by the coding sequence ATGCATAACATGTCCAGCCAACAAACCTTAGGTGCACAAACCGGTGGAGCGCCGACCGACACCATCGAGTCGATTGAAACTCAAATCGTCGATCTGCCACTGAAGAAAGTTCACAACCACTCCAGTGGAACGCACGGGACACAGTCGCTCGTAATGGTTACTCTGAGAACCAGTAGTGGTGCCGTCGGCTATGGCGAGGGCGGAACCCCCGCCGGCACTGCTTTCTGGGGTGGTGAATGCAGCGAGACCATCAAGGAGATCATAGATAGATACCTAGCGCCGGCCGTGCGGGGCGTCAATGTCTTTTCTCACGAGTTAATTCTCAAAGCGATGGACCGTGCGTCAGCCAGAAACAACTTTGCCAAAGCGGCGGTCGATGTCGCCGTGCATGACGCTGTGAGCAAGTTGTACGGTGTACCGGTCAGCGCGCTTTACGGTGGACGGGCACGATCTTCGATTCCTGTACTGTGGGCTTTAGCGTCCGGTGATCTCTCATACGACGTTGCAGACGCGGAGCGGCAACTCGAGGCGAAAAAGCATCGAACCTTCAAGCTTAAGATCGGAATGGGGGATCCTTTGGAGGAGACGGCCCGCGCGATTCAAACGGCCGAAGCTGTATGGAAGATCGACGCCGCCGCCGTGTTCACGGTAGACCTCAATCAAGCTTGGGACGAACCGACTTGCATGCGCCTGCTGCCCAGATTGCAGAGGGCGGGTTTTGGGTTGATCGAGCAACCACTTCCGCGGTGGAACCATGAAGGTATGGCGCGGGTCGCAGCGCGCCTGGATATTCCCATTGCTGCCGATGAAGGTCTTTGGGACAGCCATGATGCATACGCCTCCTTCAAGGCCTGTTCGACTGACGTGTATGGCGTAAAAATCGCCAAGGGTGGTGGCATCCGTCGAGCGTACAAGGCCGCGGGTGTGGCTGAGGCTGCCGGGATTCCGATTTACGGTGGCATGGCGCTAGAGAGTTCCATCGGGACAGCCGCGGGCCTTCAGCTATTCAGCGCGCTGCCGGAGCTCGCGTGGGGATGCGAGCTGATTGGTCCGCTGCTGTTAGCCGATGACCTTACGACTGCACCTACGGTCTATCGGGACTACGAAGTGGTCGTTCCGGACGGAATCGGGCTCGGGGTCCAGCTTGACCATGAGAAAATCAACTTCTACGCACGAAAAAATGGATAG
- a CDS encoding single-stranded DNA-binding protein translates to MQKNVFVGNLAKAVVVSGNGDRAVARFTLISNEYAGKDKETGEARERSVSIQFTAFRAKAEAIAKNAMKGDQLIVDYRIENNNFQKDGEDVYGYNFVVEDFTFGAPGKEKREQFRAGQ, encoded by the coding sequence ATGCAGAAGAACGTCTTCGTGGGCAATCTCGCCAAGGCCGTTGTCGTCAGCGGCAACGGTGATCGCGCCGTCGCACGCTTCACCCTCATTTCCAACGAATACGCCGGCAAGGACAAGGAAACCGGCGAGGCGCGCGAACGCTCGGTGTCGATCCAGTTCACCGCCTTCCGGGCCAAGGCCGAGGCCATCGCCAAGAACGCGATGAAGGGCGATCAACTGATCGTTGACTACCGCATCGAGAACAACAACTTCCAGAAGGATGGCGAGGACGTGTACGGCTACAACTTCGTGGTGGAGGACTTCACTTTCGGCGCTCCGGGCAAGGAGAAGCGCGAACAGTTCCGGGCGGGCCAATGA
- a CDS encoding MarR family winged helix-turn-helix transcriptional regulator: protein MGSLTGTLSSLLRIPFEAQASRVYKALATSGYPEIREAHGAVFRHLPLVGASVSDLARRAGMAKQSMGYLVDSLVSLGYLEIRKDPSDRRVNIVQMSPKGIEMMRIATDIGKRIENEWAERMGVVEMGSLRALLKLLASSIPDLANADADPETRPPADVSSN from the coding sequence ATGGGCTCTCTGACGGGAACTCTCAGCTCTCTGCTGCGAATCCCCTTCGAGGCTCAGGCATCACGGGTCTATAAGGCGCTCGCGACGTCGGGATACCCAGAAATACGGGAAGCTCATGGCGCTGTATTTAGGCACTTGCCGTTGGTGGGCGCCTCTGTGTCGGATTTGGCCAGACGCGCTGGGATGGCAAAACAGAGTATGGGTTATTTGGTCGACTCATTGGTGTCCCTCGGATACTTGGAGATTCGCAAGGATCCGTCCGACCGGAGAGTGAACATCGTACAGATGTCTCCCAAAGGTATCGAAATGATGCGCATCGCAACAGACATTGGTAAACGCATCGAGAACGAATGGGCTGAGCGGATGGGCGTGGTGGAGATGGGCTCGCTTCGAGCGCTGCTCAAGCTTTTGGCAAGTTCCATCCCAGATCTTGCCAATGCCGATGCCGATCCCGAAACGCGGCCGCCGGCCGATGTCTCATCGAATTAA
- a CDS encoding maleylacetate reductase — translation MPDFTYQGLASRVVFGRGTISALKREVEALGCRRVLVVSTSQQTADADRVKARLGDLHAATFSGAAMHTPTDVTARVLELVQEQAIDGVVAIGGGSSIGLSKAIALHTDLPQLVVPTTYAGSEMTPILGQTENGVKTTQRTLRVLPETVVYDVELTLTLPPLMSVASGLNALAHAAEALYAQDCNPIVSLMASEGITALYDSLPRIKSDPADLDARASALYGSWLCGICLASTSMGLHHKLCHTLGGTLNLPHAETHAVVLPHALAYNTPAVTDALKIMERALGGGDVPAKLYDMTKSSGATVALKDLGMAESDIPVVVQAVMSKPYANPVPLSAGAIEKLLRNAWGGVRPDQSNSPHA, via the coding sequence ATGCCTGACTTCACATATCAGGGCCTAGCCAGCCGGGTAGTCTTCGGCCGTGGGACGATATCCGCATTGAAGCGGGAGGTCGAGGCCCTTGGCTGCCGGCGAGTTCTGGTTGTCTCCACCTCACAGCAGACTGCGGATGCCGACCGCGTGAAGGCTCGCCTTGGTGATTTGCACGCGGCGACCTTTTCGGGCGCTGCCATGCACACACCCACTGATGTTACGGCCCGTGTTCTGGAGCTTGTGCAAGAGCAAGCTATAGACGGGGTGGTGGCCATTGGTGGTGGGTCGTCCATCGGTCTATCTAAGGCAATTGCACTGCACACCGATCTACCTCAGCTCGTGGTGCCGACGACTTACGCCGGCTCGGAGATGACACCAATACTGGGGCAAACCGAAAACGGAGTAAAGACGACGCAGCGGACACTTAGAGTGCTGCCGGAAACCGTTGTCTACGACGTTGAGCTGACGCTCACTCTTCCGCCCTTAATGTCTGTTGCGAGCGGCTTAAATGCTTTAGCCCACGCCGCTGAGGCGCTTTATGCGCAGGATTGCAATCCGATTGTATCGTTGATGGCGTCAGAGGGAATTACTGCCCTATACGACAGTCTTCCGCGCATCAAGTCAGATCCAGCCGATCTGGACGCTCGTGCGAGCGCGCTGTATGGATCATGGCTGTGCGGGATTTGTCTGGCGTCCACCTCCATGGGACTGCACCACAAGCTTTGTCATACGTTAGGGGGAACTTTAAATCTTCCTCATGCCGAGACACACGCGGTGGTACTCCCGCATGCTCTCGCTTACAACACGCCTGCCGTGACAGACGCACTCAAGATTATGGAGCGTGCACTTGGAGGCGGCGACGTGCCGGCCAAGCTGTACGACATGACCAAGAGCAGCGGCGCCACAGTCGCTTTGAAGGACCTCGGCATGGCTGAATCGGACATTCCTGTTGTTGTTCAGGCCGTAATGAGCAAGCCATATGCGAACCCAGTGCCGCTCAGTGCTGGCGCCATCGAAAAGCTGCTCAGGAACGCATGGGGCGGTGTGCGTCCGGATCAATCAAATTCTCCGCATGCATAA
- a CDS encoding YciI family protein → MYVAIFFQDLPGTASKRQAVVSEHRKYMEVNAAKVLAAGATFTDDGKSVKGGSYVVKVADMAEARKFVDDDPFTKAGLRAVVFIQPWIRAVFDGKFNIPTDDSPLYADSVA, encoded by the coding sequence ATGTACGTCGCAATCTTCTTTCAGGATCTCCCAGGTACCGCCTCTAAGAGGCAAGCTGTCGTATCCGAGCACCGCAAGTATATGGAAGTGAATGCTGCAAAGGTGCTTGCTGCAGGGGCCACATTCACCGATGACGGGAAATCTGTTAAAGGAGGCAGTTACGTGGTGAAAGTGGCTGATATGGCTGAAGCCCGGAAGTTCGTAGATGACGACCCGTTCACCAAAGCAGGTTTGCGAGCTGTGGTGTTCATTCAGCCTTGGATTCGAGCGGTGTTCGACGGGAAGTTCAATATTCCCACCGATGACAGTCCGCTCTACGCCGACTCAGTTGCTTGA